A stretch of the Flavobacterium sp. 5 genome encodes the following:
- a CDS encoding type II toxin-antitoxin system RelE/ParE family toxin: protein MDRKFIRDIIYYEDYYLDFFNAQKEDVKKKFNYTLQLISTQDRIPEKFFKHITNSDGIFEVRVEVGSDIFRVFSFFDKGNLVVLVNGFQKKTQKTPKAEIKLAEKLKKEYLEDKYKK from the coding sequence ATGGATAGAAAATTTATTAGAGATATTATTTATTACGAAGATTATTATCTTGATTTTTTTAATGCTCAAAAAGAAGACGTTAAGAAAAAATTCAATTATACTTTACAGTTAATTTCTACTCAAGATAGAATTCCTGAAAAATTTTTTAAACACATAACAAATTCTGATGGAATATTTGAAGTCAGAGTTGAAGTTGGTTCTGACATTTTCAGAGTTTTTAGTTTCTTTGATAAAGGAAATTTAGTCGTTTTAGTAAATGGTTTTCAGAAGAAAACACAGAAAACTCCAAAAGCAGAAATCAAATTGGCAGAAAAATTGAAAAAGGAATATTTAGAAGATAAATATAAAAAGTAA
- a CDS encoding helix-turn-helix domain-containing protein — MKAENKKITSFAQHLDEQYGETGTETRQKYEDEYDNFELGVLIQEMRKERGLTQEQLALKCGTTKNYISKIENNASDIRLSTLMRIIRQGLGGHLKLSLTA; from the coding sequence ATGAAAGCAGAAAATAAAAAAATAACATCATTTGCTCAACATTTAGATGAACAATATGGAGAAACTGGAACTGAAACTCGCCAAAAATACGAAGATGAATATGATAATTTTGAACTTGGTGTTTTAATTCAAGAAATGCGAAAAGAACGTGGATTGACTCAAGAGCAATTAGCGTTAAAATGTGGCACAACAAAAAATTATATTTCTAAAATAGAAAATAATGCAAGTGACATTCGCCTTTCTACTCTGATGAGAATAATTAGACAAGGATTAGGCGGACACTTAAAATTGAGTTTAACGGCATAA